The sequence below is a genomic window from Blastococcus sp. Marseille-P5729.
ACCAGTGGATAGTCGACCTCCCGGGCGGCGCTGGAGATGTCGCCCTGCGGGTCGACCGTCGTCACCTGGTCCTCGCCCGGGCCGCAGAAGTACACGAACGCGACGACCGCGATAACGATGGGGATCAGCGACCACAACATGTCCTTGGCGGACTCGTATCCGCGCTTGCGAGGGCGGTAGGGCTGGGTGTCGGCCACCGGTCCATGATGCCGCAGCGGCACGGCGCGGACGGGGCGGGGCCAACCCATAGGATGGATCAGCAGCCAGATAGAAGGAGCCAGCCGTGCCCGGTGAGAACGAGACCACGCCCAAGCGCTCAGTGATCGCGCCAGACCGCAACATCGCCCTCGAGCTCGTCCGTGTCACCGAGGCTGCGGCGCTCGCCGCCTCCCGATGGGTCGGCCGCGGCAGCAAGAACGATGGCGACGGCGCGGCGGTCGACGCGATGCGCTCGCTGATCTCGACCGTCGAGATGCAAGGCGTCGTGGTGATCGGCGAGGGTGAGAAGGACGAGGCCCCGATGCTGTTCAACGGCGAGGAGGTCGGCACCGGCACCGGCCCGCGGTACGACGTGGCGGTGGACCCGATCGACGGCACCACCCTGATGGCGAAGGGCATGCCGAACGCCATCGCGGTCATGGCGCTGGCCGACCGCGGCTCGATGTTCGACCCGTCAGCGGTCTTCTACATGGAGAAGATCGCCGTCGGCCCGGACGCCGTAGGCTCGATCGACATCAACGCCTCGGTGGCCGACAACCTGGCCAGCATCGCCAAGGCCAAGGGGCGCCCGGTCAATGACCTCACGGTATGCGTGCTGGATCGGCCGCGTCACGAGCAGCTGGTCCGCGACATCCGCCAGGCTGGCGCGCGCATCAAGTTCATCTCGGACGGCGACGTCGCCGGCGCGATCGCGGCCGCCCAGCGCGGCGCGGCGGTCGACGTCCTCATGGGCATCGGCGGCACCCCGGAGGGCATCATCGCGGCATGCGCGCTGAAGTGCATGGGCGGTGAGATTCAGGGCAAGCTATGGCCGCAGGACGACGCCGAGCGGCAGAAGGCCCTCGATGCCGGGCACGACCTCGACCGCGTGCTGAGCATCCAGGACCTGGTTAGCGGCGAGAACGTGTTCTTCAGCGCCACCGGCATCACCGACGGCGAGCTGCTGAAGGGCGTGCGCTACGAGGGCCGCTCGGCGACGACGTCCTCCCTGGTGATGCGCAACTCCTCCGGCACGATCCGCCAGATCGACTCACGGCACGCGCTGGAGAAGGTGCACAGCTACTACGACGCGCAGGGCTAACGACCCGCTCAGCAACGGGTACGTCAGAGCGGGTAGTCCTCCAGGAGGCTCGTGACGAGCGCCGCGATCGGCGAGCGCTCGCTTCTGCTGAGCGTGTAGTGCGCGAACAGCGGGTGCCCCTTCATCGACTCGATGACGGCGTTGATGCCGTCGTGCCGCCCGACGCGAAGGTTGTCGCGCTGCGCGACGTCGTGCGTGAGGACGACGCGGGAGTTCTGTCCCATCCGGCTCAGCACGGTCAGCAGCACGTTGCGCTCCAGCGACTGTGCCTCATCGACGATCACGAACGCATCGTGCAGCGACCGACCGCGGATGTGCGTCAGCGGCAGCACCTCGAGCAGGTCGCGCTGCAGCACCTCGTCGATGACCTGCCGGGAGGTGACCGCGCCGAGGGTGTCGAAGACCGCCTGCGCCCACGGGTTCATCTTCTCCCCCTCGGTGCCGGGGAGATAGCCGAGCTCCTGGCCACCGACGGCGTACAGCGGACGGAACACGATGACCTTCTTGTGCACCCGCCGCTCAAGCACGGCCTCGAGACCGGCGCACAGCGCAAGGGCGGACTTGCCGGTCCCCGCCCGGCCGCCCAGGGACACGATGCCGACGCTCTCGTCGAGCAGGACGTCGAGGGCGATCCGTTGCTCGGCCGAGCGGCCGCGGATGCCGAATGCCTCCGCGCTGGCCCGGATCAGCCGGATCTGCTTCTCAGGGGTCACCCGGCCCAGGGCGCTGCTGCCCGCGGCATGCAGCACCAGTCCGGTGTGGCAGGGCAGATCGCGGGCCTCATCATGGTCGATGACGGTCGACTCGTAGAGCTCATCGAGCTGCTCAACGCTCATGTCGATCTCGCGCATGCCGGTCCAGCCGGTCTCGACGGCTCCGATCGCCCGGTACTCCTCCGCCGGCAGCCCGACGGCGGCGGCCTTCACCCGCAGCGGCATGTCCTTGGTGACCAGGACGACGTCCTCGCCCTCAGCGCGAAGATTCAACGCCACGGCAAGAATGCGGGCGTCGTTGCCGCCGTCACGGAAGCCGTTGGGCAGCACCGTAGCATCGACGTGGTTGAGCTCGACCCGGATCGTGCCGCCCTCATCGCCGATCGGGACCGGACCGTCGAGCCGGCCGTGCGCAGCGCGCAGATCATCGAGGGTGCGCAGCGACTCACGCGCGAACCAGCCGAGTTCGGGGTGGTGCCGCTTGGCCTCCAGCTCGCCGATGACGACGATTGGCAGCACGATCTCGTGCTCACCGAAGCGCCGCAGCGAGGTGGGGTCAGACAGCAGCACGCTGGTGTCGAGGACATAACACCGGCGCCGGCCACCCCCCTGCTGGCTCGAGGTGGAGTGGGAGCGCGCGCGTGGTGCCATGTGTAGTTCTCCTAGTGACGAGGAGGCGTTGTCGACTGCATGGACTGCTGTTTCAGTTGTGGTGCTGCTACCGGTGAACCTATGCCAGGGCGCGACGGCGGAGGCGGCGGACACGCCAATGCATCGTGGCCAGGAGGTTAAATCCCGCGATGCGCTCCCATTACGATCAGGGCATGTCCCACGAGCTCTCCATCGTCGAGGTCGCCCCGCGCGACGGCCTGCAGAACGAGAAGACCCTGCTGACCACGGCTGCGAAGGTCTCGCTCATCGAGCAGCTGGTGGAGGCCGGCGTACGCCGTATCGAGGCCGCGTCGTTCGTCCACCCGAAGCTGGTCCCGGCGATGGCTGACTCCGAGGCGGTGATGGAAGCGGTCCCTCGGCGGGGCGACGTCTCCTACATCGGCCTGGTGCTCAACTCGCGCGGGGGGGCGCGGGCCCAGGCTGCCGGGGTCGACGAGGTCAACGTGGTCGCGAGCGCGTCCGAGGGCTTCGCGCAGCGCAACCAGAACTCCTCCGTTGAGGCGATCATCAGCGAGGCCGAGCAGGTGATCGCAGACGTCAAGCAGGCCGGAATGCCGGTCTCCATCACGATCACGACGGTGTTCGGCTGCCCCTTCGACGGCGAGGTCGACCCGGACGTGACGGTGGGGCTGGCCGCCCGGGCGGCGAGGGCGGGCGTCGACGAGATCGCGCTCGGTGACACGATCGGCGTCGCCGTCCCCACCCAGGTATCGAGCTTGTTCAATGCGATACGGGCCGAGGTGGGTGACGGCGTCCGGCTGCGCGGGCACTTCCACAACACCCGCAACACCGGGTACGCGAACGCGTACGCGGCCCTGGAGGCGGGGGTGCGCGTGCTGGACGCGAGCGCGGGCGGCATCGGTGGTTGCCCCTTCGCGCCCGCCGCGACCGGCAACATCGCCACCGAGGACCTGCTGTACCTGGTGCACCGGATGGGCTACCGGACCGGCGTCGACCTGGAGAAGATCACGCCGATCTCCGCGTTCCTAGCCGGCGAGCTGCACCACGACACACCCGCGCTGCTGGGCAAGGCCGGCGGCTTCCCGACCCCGGACGGAGCACGCTGAATGCGTCGATCCATCACCGCCATTGCCGCCGCCGCGACCGGGCTTGTCCTACTGGCCGGCTGCGCAGCCGAGCCCGAATCGGACGGCGCACCCGCGTCCTCCTCGGCCACCCCGTCGGCGAGCGAGTCCGCCACCGACCCGGGCGACGAGTCGTCGTCCGCCGCGCCCTCCAGCGGCGACGCGCAGCCGAGCGACACCGCGGCCGCATCGTCATCCGCCGACGCCTCGGCCAGCCCCGAGCCCAGCGAGGCCCCGTTCGCAGCTGACACCAGCCCCGATACCGGGACCGCGTCCGCGGACGCCTCGCTCGTGCTGACGTCGGTGCGTACCGGCACGCAGGACGGCTTCGACCGCGTCGTGCTGGAGTTCAGCGGCCCGGGTGCCCCCGGGTGGGAGGCGCAATACACCGACGCCGCGTCCCGGCAGGGCCAGGGCGATCCGATCGATCCCGGCGGCAACGCGATCCTGGATATCCGGGTCAACGGCTCGGCGATCCCGGAGCCCGGCGCCGCCACGGTCCCCGCGGGCCAGATCTCCCCGGCCGGAACGAGCGTGATCAAGGGCGTGTTCAACGACGGCACCTTCGAAGGCGTGACCCACGTGGTCCTGGGCGTGGATGGCAAGAAGCCCTTCCGGGTGTTCTCGCTGGCGAACCCGCCGCGGGTGGTCATCGACGTCCAGCACTAGCTGACCCGAACGCTCCTCGAGCGAAGGAGCCCGGCCCCCGTAGCTGATCGAGTCACCGGCCTCGAGCACCAGCACCTCGAGCGCGCGGCGAGGGTCCTCGCCGAGGTCGCCAGCGCCGTCAGCAAGCCGGACGGGCAGCTACACGTGGCGCCGGGGTACCGAGCTGGCCTTCCTCCATCCGCTACCCAGATGCTGCCCGAATAGCTAGCCGACACCCGGGAACGCCAGAAGCCCCCGCAGGAAGTACCTGCGGGGGCTTCTTCGCTCAATCGAGCTAGCTGTAGTAGCCGTCGTCGAAGGTGTCCAGCGGGACGGCCTGGCCAGAGCCCTGGCCGAACACGCTGTCGTCGTAGTAGCCGCCCTCCTCGAAGGACGCCATCGAGTAGATCGACGCGCGGGCCTCCTCGGTCGGCTCGACCTTGATGTTGCGGTACCGCGAGATGCCGGTGCCGGCCGGGATCAGCTGACCGATGATCACGTTCTCCTTCAGGCCGACCAGCGAGTCGCTCTTGCCCTGGATGGCGGCGTCGGTGAGCACGCGGGTGGTCTCCTGGAAGGAGGCCGCCGACAGCCACGACTCGGTCGCCAGCGAGGCCTTCGTGATGCCCATGAGCACCGGACGACCGGACGCCGGCTCGCCACCCTCACCCACCACGCGGCGGTTCTCCGCGAGGAACTGGGCGTTCTCCGGCAGCGAGCCCGGCAGGAACTCGGTCGATCCGGAGTCGATGACGGTGATCCGCTTGAGCATCTGGCGGACGATGACCTCGATGTGCTTGTCGTGGATCTGCACGCCCTGCGAGCGGTAGACCTCCTGAACCTCGCGCACCAGGTGCAGCTGCACCTCACGCGGACCCATGATGCGCAGCACCTCATGCGGATCCACCGCACCGTCGGTCAGCTGCTGACCGATGGTGACGTGCGAGCCGTCTTCGACGCGCAGCCGGACACGCTTGGAGATCTTGTCGTACACGACCTCGTCGCTGCCGTCGTCCGGGATGATCGTGATCTTGCGCTGCTTGTCCTGATCCTCGATCTGGATCCGGCCGGAGGTCTCGGCGATCGGCGCCTTGCCCTTGGGCACCCGGGCCTCGAACAGCTCGACCACGCGCGGCAGGCCGTGCGTGATGTCGCCGGAGTCGGAGACCGCGCCACCGGTGTGGAAGGTACGCATCGTCAGCTGGGTACCGGGCTCACCGATCGACTGGGCCGCGATGATGCCGACGGCCTCGCCGACGTCCACGGTCTTGCCGGTGGCCAGCGACCGGCCGTAGCAGGCCGCGCAGGTGCCGACCGCGGACTCACAGGTGAGCACGCAGCGGACCCGGACCTCCTTGATGCCGGCGTCGATCAGCGCGTCGATGACGGTGTCACCGAGGTCGGTGCCCTTCTCCGCGATGACCTTGCTGCCGACCTTGACGTCCTCGGCGAGCATCCGCGCGTACGACGAGGTCTCGGCGTGCTGGTCCTTGATCAGCGAGCCATCGGTGCCCTCCGCAGCGATCGGCATGACGACGGCGCGCTCGGTGCCGCAGTCCTCCTCGCGGATGATGACGTCCTGCGAGACGTCCACCAGACGACGGGTCAGATAGCCCGAGTCGGCGGTCCGCAGCGCCGTGTCGGCCAGACCCTTGCGGGCACCGTGGGTGGCGATGAAGAACTCCAGCACCGACAGGCCCTCGCGGTAGGAGGACTTGATCGGGCGCGGGATGATCTCGCCCTTCGGGTTGGCCACCAGGCCACGCATGCCGGCGATCTGACGCAGCTGCAGCCAGTTGCCGCGGGCGCCCGAGTCGATCATGACGTAGACCGGGTTGGTCTCCTCAAAGTTCGCCTCGGTGGCCTTGGCGACCTCCTCGGTGGCACGGGTCCAGACCTCGATCAACTCCTGGCGCCGCTCGTCACCGGTGATGACGCCGCGCTGGTACTGCTTCTCGATCTTGTCGGCGTCCGCCTCGTAGCGCGAGATGATCTCGGGCTTCTGCGGGGGCGTCGAGACGTCCTCGATGCCGATCGTGATGCCGGCGCGGGTCGCCCAGTAGAATCCGGCCGACTTCAGCGCATCCAGCGAGGCCGCGACCTGCACCTTCGGGTAGCGCTCGGCGAGATCGTTGACGATCTGGCCCAGCTCCTTCTTCGAGACCGGGTAGTTGATGAAGCGGTAATCCTCCGGCAGCGCCTCGTTGAGGATGACGCGGCCGAGGCTCGTCTCGAGCACGAACGGCTCGCCCGGCTCCCAGCCCTCGGGTGCCTCCCACGGCTCGGCGTCACCGTTGTCGACGCTGTGGAAGCCACGCAGCCGGATCTTGCACTTCGCGTCGATCGCGAGCTTGCCGCGGTCGAAGGCCATCAGTGCCTCGGCGTGCGAGGAGTACACGTCGCCCTCGCCGGCGCCGCCGGCGATCAGGTTCGACAGGAAGTACAGGCCGATGATCATCTCGTGCGACGGTGCGGTGATCGGGCGGCCGGACGCCGGCGAGAGGATGTTGTTGCTCGACAGCATCAGGATCCGGGCCTCGGCCTGCGACTCGGCGGACAGCGGCAGGTGCACCGCCATCTGGTCGCCGTCGAAGTCGGCGTTGAACGCCGCGCACACCAGCGGATGGATCTGAATGGCCTTGCCCTCGACCAGCTGCGGCTCGAAGGCCTGGATGCCCAGTCGGTGCAGCGTCGGTGCGCGGTTGAGCAGCACCGGGTGCTCGGTGATGACCTCTTCGAGGACGTCCCACACCTGCGGGCGAGCCCGCTCCACCATCCGCTTCGCGGACTTGATGTTCTGCGCGTGGCCGAGGTCGACCAGGCGCTTCATCAC
It includes:
- a CDS encoding DNA-directed RNA polymerase subunit beta', with the protein product MFDVNVFDQLKIGLATADDIRAWSYGEVKKPETINYRTLRPEKDGLFCEKIFGPTRDWECYCGKYKRVRFKGIICERCGVEVTRAKVRRERMGHIELAAPVTHIWYFKGVPSRLGYLLDIAPKDLEKIIYFAAYLITSVDADARHRDLSTVEAEVAAEKKQLENKRDADVEARAKKLETDLAELEAEGAKADVRRKVRDGGEREMRQLRDRAQREIDRIDEVLDTFRKLAVGDLIVDEMLYRELVDRFGEYFEGGMGAAALQKLLQDFDLAAEAEKLREIIAEGKGQKKIRALKRLKVVAHFQQTGNSPAGMVLDAVPVVPPELRPMVQLDGGRFATSDLNDLYRRVINRNNRLKRLLDLGAPEIIISNEKRMLQESVDALFDNGRRGRPVTGPGNRPLKSLSDLLKGKQGRFRQNLLGKRVDYSGRSVIVVGPQLKLHQCGLPKLMALELFKPFVMKRLVDLGHAQNIKSAKRMVERARPQVWDVLEEVITEHPVLLNRAPTLHRLGIQAFEPQLVEGKAIQIHPLVCAAFNADFDGDQMAVHLPLSAESQAEARILMLSSNNILSPASGRPITAPSHEMIIGLYFLSNLIAGGAGEGDVYSSHAEALMAFDRGKLAIDAKCKIRLRGFHSVDNGDAEPWEAPEGWEPGEPFVLETSLGRVILNEALPEDYRFINYPVSKKELGQIVNDLAERYPKVQVAASLDALKSAGFYWATRAGITIGIEDVSTPPQKPEIISRYEADADKIEKQYQRGVITGDERRQELIEVWTRATEEVAKATEANFEETNPVYVMIDSGARGNWLQLRQIAGMRGLVANPKGEIIPRPIKSSYREGLSVLEFFIATHGARKGLADTALRTADSGYLTRRLVDVSQDVIIREEDCGTERAVVMPIAAEGTDGSLIKDQHAETSSYARMLAEDVKVGSKVIAEKGTDLGDTVIDALIDAGIKEVRVRCVLTCESAVGTCAACYGRSLATGKTVDVGEAVGIIAAQSIGEPGTQLTMRTFHTGGAVSDSGDITHGLPRVVELFEARVPKGKAPIAETSGRIQIEDQDKQRKITIIPDDGSDEVVYDKISKRVRLRVEDGSHVTIGQQLTDGAVDPHEVLRIMGPREVQLHLVREVQEVYRSQGVQIHDKHIEVIVRQMLKRITVIDSGSTEFLPGSLPENAQFLAENRRVVGEGGEPASGRPVLMGITKASLATESWLSAASFQETTRVLTDAAIQGKSDSLVGLKENVIIGQLIPAGTGISRYRNIKVEPTEEARASIYSMASFEEGGYYDDSVFGQGSGQAVPLDTFDDGYYS
- the glpX gene encoding class II fructose-bisphosphatase is translated as MPGENETTPKRSVIAPDRNIALELVRVTEAAALAASRWVGRGSKNDGDGAAVDAMRSLISTVEMQGVVVIGEGEKDEAPMLFNGEEVGTGTGPRYDVAVDPIDGTTLMAKGMPNAIAVMALADRGSMFDPSAVFYMEKIAVGPDAVGSIDINASVADNLASIAKAKGRPVNDLTVCVLDRPRHEQLVRDIRQAGARIKFISDGDVAGAIAAAQRGAAVDVLMGIGGTPEGIIAACALKCMGGEIQGKLWPQDDAERQKALDAGHDLDRVLSIQDLVSGENVFFSATGITDGELLKGVRYEGRSATTSSLVMRNSSGTIRQIDSRHALEKVHSYYDAQG
- a CDS encoding PhoH family protein, whose protein sequence is MAPRARSHSTSSQQGGGRRRCYVLDTSVLLSDPTSLRRFGEHEIVLPIVVIGELEAKRHHPELGWFARESLRTLDDLRAAHGRLDGPVPIGDEGGTIRVELNHVDATVLPNGFRDGGNDARILAVALNLRAEGEDVVLVTKDMPLRVKAAAVGLPAEEYRAIGAVETGWTGMREIDMSVEQLDELYESTVIDHDEARDLPCHTGLVLHAAGSSALGRVTPEKQIRLIRASAEAFGIRGRSAEQRIALDVLLDESVGIVSLGGRAGTGKSALALCAGLEAVLERRVHKKVIVFRPLYAVGGQELGYLPGTEGEKMNPWAQAVFDTLGAVTSRQVIDEVLQRDLLEVLPLTHIRGRSLHDAFVIVDEAQSLERNVLLTVLSRMGQNSRVVLTHDVAQRDNLRVGRHDGINAVIESMKGHPLFAHYTLSRSERSPIAALVTSLLEDYPL
- a CDS encoding hydroxymethylglutaryl-CoA lyase → MSHELSIVEVAPRDGLQNEKTLLTTAAKVSLIEQLVEAGVRRIEAASFVHPKLVPAMADSEAVMEAVPRRGDVSYIGLVLNSRGGARAQAAGVDEVNVVASASEGFAQRNQNSSVEAIISEAEQVIADVKQAGMPVSITITTVFGCPFDGEVDPDVTVGLAARAARAGVDEIALGDTIGVAVPTQVSSLFNAIRAEVGDGVRLRGHFHNTRNTGYANAYAALEAGVRVLDASAGGIGGCPFAPAATGNIATEDLLYLVHRMGYRTGVDLEKITPISAFLAGELHHDTPALLGKAGGFPTPDGAR